The genomic segment aaatatctaattattaaaataatataatagtattaaattattatttaaataatatttataatctttaatatatatatatatatatatatattttaaatgccgACATCgagaaaaatgatgaaatgaAATTGAAAATGATCGACTTATATGATCTCACGTTATCAGCTGTATGTACCAAAATAAccggaaaaataaattttattgtatTAAAACTTAACTTTGAAAACTTAATTGACCAAAATCCAAAATTGATCGAGTTAATTGAGCCAACAAATTATTTTCTCATCAATAAGACTTCAACCTGGTAATAATAGTGTGGAAGAGATGCAGGAATCGGGTTGTATGAACTATCAAGTCAAATTGAGCCTTCAAAAAACTACACCTTGATCGATTGAAGGGGCCTCATTCTTGAACATATAACTCGTCTTCCTATATAATTTCTTACTTTTATGCAAAGAAATCTGATTCTACGAAATCAAATCATCATTTCATCTTCAAAATAACATTAACTCGCATTAGAAATTATCAAGTTTTCTATTTTCTTACCACGGACACCAACAAATCCATGACAAACAAACAATCCAAATTAAACAGAGATTTGATGCAAATTGATTAGATAGTTTCGTTGGCAAACTAGCTGCATGCCTCACGTGCTACTCCGAGCTTAGAATTGGGGACGTCGATGAGGATGCGGTGGTTCTGCTGCTGGAAGCTGGCGATAACATTGAGGACGGAGTTCACATTGTCCGGCGCCCCCGCCATTGCGAGGCAGGAGGTGGTGCCTGCTGTGCTGCGGATGAGGAAGTTGTCCTGTGGGAGTGTGACGTTCATGCCAGAGAACATGAAGGTTATGGTGGGGACGGTGACGGGGACGGTGTAGCAGGTGTCGAAACCTCCCAATGTGGAGATGGTGGCGTTGCCCATCCTCCGCCGAAACTCATCTCTCACGGCGGTGTAGGCCGGCTTCACAAGACTGGTGAACACGGTCCCTGTTGGTAATAAGaggaaaaaatcaaaaaataaaatttaacattGGGAGTATTGCTGAAACTAAAGGTGGCCTTTATGGAATGGGCCATGGCCCAAAACAAATACCGGAATCGAAGACAGTCCCAGCGCCGGTGGTTGGATCGAATGTGAATGCACTTGGAGGGATGTTCACAACTCTTCTTCCAACCCTAATTGCCATGAGATTCACATAGTAGAGGGATGATCTTCTTGGATTTCTAAGCAATGGGCTAGTTTTTATCCTCTTGGGCTGGATATTGGGCCCAAGCCGGAGTGATCCGGTGAAGTTGTTAGACTTATAACTAGGCAGGCAATAAGAGAATGTGGACTGGTATAGGCTGCTGGATTGGGTCACTAGAGACAATGGGCCTCGGCCCAAGCCCAA from the Primulina tabacum isolate GXHZ01 chromosome 8, ASM2559414v2, whole genome shotgun sequence genome contains:
- the LOC142553710 gene encoding aspartyl protease AED3-like gives rise to the protein MRSLLFSVAIILFFPVAQCLTPKCDTRDRGSTLQILHVNSPCSPFRTKSLLSWEHSVLQMQSKDYSRLQYLSSLVAGRSIAPIASGRTITQNPTYIVRAKIGTPSQTLLMAVDTSNDAAFVPCAGCVGCSSSAAFNPSLSSSFKPLPCGAPQCSQVPNPNCGVTTTCGYNTTYGNSAISATLAQDNVTLAIDSIVGYTFGCIRTSTGTSLPAQGLLGLGRGPLSLVTQSSSLYQSTFSYCLPSYKSNNFTGSLRLGPNIQPKRIKTSPLLRNPRRSSLYYVNLMAIRVGRRVVNIPPSAFTFDPTTGAGTVFDSGTVFTSLVKPAYTAVRDEFRRRMGNATISTLGGFDTCYTVPVTVPTITFMFSGMNVTLPQDNFLIRSTAGTTSCLAMAGAPDNVNSVLNVIASFQQQNHRILIDVPNSKLGVAREACS